One region of Primulina tabacum isolate GXHZ01 chromosome 17, ASM2559414v2, whole genome shotgun sequence genomic DNA includes:
- the LOC142531487 gene encoding basic leucine zipper 43-like: MQPGEDNELHYIFPSNLIAFPTHFGMTSNRFPDPLFQLCINPKVREFNPQTTCLSNNATSDEADEQQCSVIDERKQRRKISNRESARRSRMRKQKHLDELWSQVIWLRSENNQLVDKLNHVSEDHGRVVQENAQLKEETSELRQMIANMQLNSPYPSMIREFQDILCK, encoded by the coding sequence ATGCAACCGGGTGAAGACAACGAGCTCCACTACATATTTCCTTCAAATTTGATTGCATTCCCTACCCATTTTGGTATGACTAGTAACAGATTTCCGGACCCTTTATTTCAACTATGCATTAATCCAAAAGTTCgtgaatttaatcctcaaacaACATGTTTGAGCAACAATGCAACTTCTGATGAAGCAGATGAGCAACAATGCAGCGTCATAGATGAGAGGAAGCAAAGAAGAAAGATTTCTAACCGAGAATCTGCAAGAAGATCACGTATGAGGAAGCAGAAGCACTTGGATGAGCTCTGGTCCCAAGTCATTTGGCTGCGGAGTGAGAATAATCAACTCGTCGACAAGTTGAACCATGTGTCGGAGGATCATGGACGAGTAGTTCAAGAGAATGCTCAACTGAAAGAAGAAACTTCGGAGCTTCGTCAGATGATTGCTAATATGCAGCTCAATAGTCCTTATCCTAGTATGATTAGAGAATTCCAAGATATCCTCTGCAAATGA
- the LOC142531412 gene encoding GDSL esterase/lipase 7-like: protein MNKYLISTMLIAFLVFGLGRAEKSPSAPALYAFGDSLFDSGNNNLLPTLSKVNYPPYGMNFERGPTGRFTNGKTTVDFIAEFLGLPFPPPYVSLVDGLTGPCAVNLPGIENGGKCLKLAEQIGLLNVRGELELRGLNFASGSCGILPQTGRDWGKCLSLSDQINLFQRTVEMDLPKYYNNPEELSNYLSKSLFVITIGSNDYLGYFAAQYSNESSNILIDPRSITNSVLDIVSPLEYDSTTSPQSFAKILINKLSLHLQRLYKLGARKVVMFELGPLGCIPHIIRQYKHSGPCVEKLNQMAIMFNLQLASLLQNLTSTLQGSSFILGQGHRLGYDAILNPSQYGLKDTSNPCCIALMNGTSACIPGLPACPDPDQHFFWDGYHPTESVNRVLGTDCFSGTSVCIPKNIQELMQT, encoded by the exons atgaataaatatttgatatctACAATGTTGATCGCATTTCTTGTTTTTGGTCTCGGAAGGGCAGAGAAATCTCCTTCAGCACCTGCATTGTATGCCTTCGGCGATTCTCTGTTCGACAGTGGCAATAATAATCTGTTGCCAACTTTATCCAAGGTGAATTATCCCCCCTATGGTATGAACTTCGAGAGAGGACCCACCGGAAGATTCACCAACGGCAAAACCACCGTCGATTTTATAG CTGAGTTTCTTGGATTGCCATTTCCTCCTCCATATGTGAGCTTGGTTGACGGATTAACAGGGCCGTGTGCCGTTAATCTTCCTGGAATCGAAAACGGG GGAAAATGCTTGAAGTTGGCTGAACAAATTGGCTTGCTAAATGTAAGAGGTGAATTGGAATTGAGAGGACTGAATTTTGCCTCTGGATCATGTGGAATTCTTCCTCAAACTGGACGCGATTGG GGAAAGTGCCTGAGTCTAAGTGACCAAATCAACTTATTTCAACGAACAGTTGAAATGGATTTGCCTAAATACTACAACAATCCAGAGGAGCTTTCAAACTATTTATCAAAGTCATTATTTGTGATCACGATTGGGAGCAATGACTACCTCGGTTACTTTGCAGCTCAATACAGTAATGAATCAAGCAACATTTTGATCGATCCTCGAAGTATCACGAATTCGGTCCTAGATATTGTCTCCCCACTAGAATATGACTCCACCACAAGTCCTCAATCATTCGCTAAAATTCTTATAAATAAACTCTCCCTACACCTCCAG AGGTTGTACAAGTTGGGAGCAAGGAAGGTGGTGATGTTCGAGCTCGGCCCTCTTGGGTGCATTCCACACATTATTAGGCAATACAAACACAGTGGACCCTGCGTTGAGAAGTTGAATCAGATGGCAATCATGTTTAATCTTCAGTTAGCCTCCTTGCTTCAAAATCTAACATCTACACTCCAAGGCTCATCTTTTATTCTTGGCCAGGGTCACCGGCTAGGATATGATGCGATCCTCAACCCATCTCAATACG GTTTGAAAGATACAAGTAACCCATGCTGCATAGCTTTGATGAATGGGACATCAGCATGCATTCCAGGGCTTCCCGCGTGTCCCGATCCAGACCAACACTTTTTCTGGGATGGCTATCATCCTACGGAATCAGTTAACAGAGTACTCGGCACTGATTGCTTCAGTGGCACCTCTGTTTGCATACCGAAAAATATTCAGGAACTGATGCAAACATAA
- the LOC142531968 gene encoding protein trichome birefringence-like 19: MKFQASEIISGKPQTRKRSPKFLSILIFFILIFTLYFPFFPKKLALPFIITYYDKPSENTIIIADEDESRPPDSGVSSASKPPPLPTTAKADSTAKTPGKMSRKVPNSGDPGTTCDLFSGEWVPNPGGPYYTNTTCQTIQEHQNCMKFGRPDTGFMKWRWRPDDCELPIFDPHKFLELVKGKSLGFVGDSVARNHMQSLICLLSRVVRPLDVSKPTDENILYQYTQYKFNISIISSPYLVRTRRSDPNDITRPYHLYLDEFDETWTAKIATFDFLIISAGHWFFRPTYFYLNRSLAGCLYCSDPNITQMASTFSYRWAFRTAFRAINRAREFKGVVFLRTFAPSHFEGGPWDKGGDCARTAPFGRNGKELEGYELDMYRVQMEELGVAQTVGRRTGVRFRLFDATKPMVLRADGHPSKYGHWPGVNQTIPNDCVHWCLPGPIDSWNDMLQELVRREVVNSNPFS, encoded by the exons ATGAAGTTTCAAGCTTCTGAAATTATCTCAGGAAAACCACAAACCCGAAAAAGATCCCCCAAATTTCTCTCAATACTCATATTCTTTATTCTAATCTTCACACTATATTTCCCTTTCTTCCCCAAGAAATTAGCTCTACCTTTCATTATCACATATTACGACAAACCCTCGGAGAACACCATAATTATAGCTGACGAAGATGAATCACGACCGCCCGACAGTGGCGTATCCTCGGCCAGTAAACCACCACCACTACCAACCACCGCCAAGGCTGACTCCACAGCCAAAACCCCAGGAAAAATGAGTAGAAAAGTCCCGAACAGCGGCGATCCTGGTACAACCTGCGACTTGTTTTCCGGGGAGTGGGTGCCGAATCCCGGCGGCCCGTATTACACGAACACGACATGTCAAACGATACAGGAGCATCAGAACTGCATGAAATTCGGGCGGCCCGACACGGGGTTCATGAAATGGAGATGGAGGCCCGATGACTGCGAGCTCCCCATATTCGACCCGCACAAGTTTTTGGAACTGGTGAAGGGGAAATCCTTAGGCTTCGTTGGAGATTCAGTCGCGAGAAATCACATGCAGTCTCTGATTTGCCTTCTGTCGCGA GTTGTCCGCCCGCTGGATGTCTCCAAGCCAACGGACGAAAACATTCTCTACCAATACACACAATACAAATTCAACATCTCCATCATCTCCTCGCCTTATTTGGTCCGAACACGAAGATCCGATCCCAACGATATCACTCGCCCTTACCATCTCTACCTCGACGAATTCGACGAGACGTGGACCGCAAAAATTGCCACTTTCGACTTCTTGATCATCTCCGCCGGCCACTGGTTCTTCCGCCCCACGTACTTCTACCTCAACCGCAGCCTGGCCGGCTGCCTCTACTGCTCCGATCCCAATATCACCCAGATGGCGTCGACCTTCAGCTACAGATGGGCCTTCCGCACGGCATTCCGGGCGATCAACAGAGCCCGGGAATTCAAAGGCGTGGTGTTTCTGAGGACGTTTGCTCCCTCGCATTTCGAGGGCGGACCGTGGGATAAGGGCGGGGACTGTGCGCGGACGGCGCCGTTTGGGAGGAATGGCAAGGAATTGGAGGGGTATGAGTTGGATATGTATAGGGTACAGATGGAGGAGCTGGGAGTTGCCCAGACTGTAGGGAGGAGAACTGGAGTGAGATTCAGGTTGTTTGATGCGACGAAGCCGATGGTGTTGCGGGCGGATGGGCATCCGAGTAAATATGGGCATTGGCCAGGGGTAAATCAGACCATTCCGAATGATTGTGTTCATTGGTGTTTGCCTGGTCCGATTGATTCTTGGAATGATATGTTACAAGAGTTGGTGAGGAGAGAAGTGGTGAATAGCAATCCatttagttaa